The DNA window GCCGCCGCCCGTGAGCACGTAGGGGGCGTCGAAGGCACCGAAGCTGAAGGCCAGCTCTATTATGAAGGCTATAAGTATAGCCTTGCTTGCCAGGGGTATCGCCACCTCGCCGTAGTACCTGGCGAGGCCGACGTTGTCCATCATGGAGTTCTCCCTTATCTCAGGCGGTATCGACCGCAGCGTGGCGTAGATTATTATGAAGGGGAACGCTATGGCACCCCAGACGCTCACGAGTATAACTCCCCACAGGGCTGTCCTTGAGAGATAGAGGGGATCATATGGTATGTGAAAGATGTAAGTGAACCAGCCCCAGCCGCCGCCGTAGAGGCTTATCGACCATATGAGGGCCGCTGAGACGAAGGGCACTGTGTGGGGCAGCACGGTGAGCAGCGATAGCACCCTCTGGTACCTTACGCTTAGCATGTCAACTGCTACGGCGGCCAGGAGACCTATGAGCGTCCCGAAGGTGGATGTCATGACAGCCAGTATCAGTGTGTTCTCGAAGATCTTGGCCACGGGCACGAGGCTCAGGGTCACGAGGGCAGAGTGATAGTCAACGCCAACTAAGGCGAAGGTGGCGGCGAACGGTATTATTCCAAAGGCCACTATGTAGGCAACGTAGGGGGCCGTGAGCCGCAACAGCGCTCCCGCACAGGCCTGGCAGGCCGATGTTTTAAAGTGCTAGGGTCCACGTGTAGGGAATTGAATTTAGCTAACCTAAACCTCTCGGCTGGAACTTTTTAATCTCTTGGGGCCTCGGCCAGCGTGTGGTCAACGTGAGCTCCATAGGTGAGGTTGCCAGGAGGAAGACCGAGGAGGCATCGGCTAAGCTCAAGGAGCAGTATGACCAGGCCATCAAGGCCGTGAGGGAGGCCAGGGAGAAGGCGCTGCAGGAGGCCTCAAGGAGGCTTGAGGAGGCTGCCAGGGAGTTTGCCGCCTCCCTCAGCTCCTAAGGGGTTCAGCTCTCACATAGGCTTACATGACTTGATACATTGAGACCACGCGGAGACAAGCGGAAACAAGGGAAAAGAAAGAATGGGAATAGTTTTAAGCAGGGATAGTTTAAGTCAACCTATCATGAGCTTGAGGCGCTGGAGCTCGTGGTTGTCGTGGTACTCAGGTAGTACGTTTTCAGTATACTTATGTACTGCGCGGCCACTGAGTTGAGGACCTGCTGCGGCGTCGTGCTCGTCGGGTTCTCAAGGTAGTTGAGGAGGGCGGTGTCAAGGGCGTCGCCCAGGTTGTCGGTCACTGGTATCAGGGGCTCCCACGCGTTGCCGTTCTCGGCTGATATCTCGTTCGCCAGCAGCCAGTTCTTCTGGTAGGCCGGCAGGGACGAGTTGCTGAGCAGCGCTGAGTAGGCCTGCTTAGATATTGGGAAGAGGCCCAGCTTCAGGAACATCTCCTCCTGGACCTGCGGCGACTCTATGAACTGCAGGAACTCCATAGCCAGCTGCTTGTGCAGCGAGTACTTGCTTACTGCAAAGTACGTGCCCCCAGCCATAGAGTAGTTGCCGGGCAGCGGCGCCAGGCCAACCTCCTGCGGGCTCACGTTAAGGGCAAGTATAGCCGCGAGCCTTGAGGCGTAGTTTATGCCGGCAGGCCCGAAGCCCTCGACCAGGAGCTCAGGCATGTTGTCGAACGACACCTGGAGCGTCGTGGGGCTCGGCTCGTAGCTGACAAGCTGCTGCATTATCTCGAGCGCCTGGACGCCAGCGCTCGTGTTAATTGCGGGCGGAGGGAACGGGTAGCTCCAGCCGCTCGGCATACAGCCCCAGAACTCTATGCCGAAGCCCGGTATGCCGTGTACTGTGCCGCAGTTCAGGGTCCTGTTGTTTATGTAGTAGTAGCCGTATATGGACTCAAAGCTTGAGCCTATGTCGCCGCCCTGGGTGTCATCCATTACTAGGACCCCAGCCTTAGTTATGTGGTGCGACACGAAGAACTGGCTGACGTCAACGACCACGGTCCAGTTGTGCCAGGTCCACGGGTTGAGCTGCATGTGATACTCGTTGTAGAACTCCTGCTGCAGGGTGGCGTTGTTGAAGTACGTGGTGTTGTATATTATCAGCACGTTTGAGACCCATGGGGCCACGCCGGCGATCTCTGAGGTGTTGGTGGTGGCGTTATATATGACTCCGCCGAAGCTCTCCGCAGGCCATATTATGTCGCTCGCGTTTATGACTGAGGAGTTGAGGGGCACAACGTAGGGCGCCAGGGTCCTGGCGGTCGTGGGCGTGAAGGTCACTATGTCGTAGCTGCTCTGCCCGGCCTTAAGCACCGTCAGCTCGTTACTTATGTAGTCGCTAAACGGGAGGGCGTCAACCTGGACCGTCACGCCTGGGTGCGTGGCCTCAAACATCGGTATGACCATTTTCAGGAACTGCTGTGGGGCGCCCGTGTAGGTTGCTATAACTAGCGTGGCCTGAGGCGTGGTTGCCGTGGTCGGGACGCTGGTGGTTGTCATAGTAGATGTCGTGGTTGTCGTGGTTGTAGTAGTTGACGTCGTAGGTTTGTGATAGTACACATATGCCATGTAGCCGCCGACTGCAACGATGACAATTATTAAAATGACTATCCCTGCTAGGGCAGCGGAGGAGATGGACGACCTATTTCTCACTCCTGAACCCTGTGGGCCTATGGGAGGCCTCAATTAAAAAGGTGAGCGACGCAAGGGCTGTAACACTATATAGGCCTCAATAGGCCTCAGGGGGTGCCGAGGACCTTTGCCTCGGCCGAGGCGGCGGCCTGGTTGAAGGGGGCCTGCACAAGCTCTATGTCGCAGCAGTCCATTGAGATCCTCCTAATGTTAAAAGTCCTAAGCGGCGCCCTGTGAAGTGGGGAGTTAACGACGACAGTGTGATATTCCCCGTTCTCACCAAGTGGGTCGGCCCCGTCGCTCTTTGCAAGGGAGAGGAACCACTCTATGTTGTCCCTGTTGATGACCTCCCCCACGGCCCTCCTGAGCGCCCTGCCCCTCGCGCCCAGGACCTTCATAGAGTAGCCCTCCCCCACGTCCTTCATGAGTATCTCAAGCGTGTCCTGTCCCCAGAGGGGCTCAAGCAGGGAGGCCCCAGCCTCGGAGGCCAGGGACTCCATGTACTTCAGGTGGTCCTCCACGAAGACGTCCC is part of the Acidilobus sp. 7A genome and encodes:
- a CDS encoding extracellular solute-binding protein, with product MRNRSSISSAALAGIVILIIVIVAVGGYMAYVYYHKPTTSTTTTTTTTTSTMTTTSVPTTATTPQATLVIATYTGAPQQFLKMVIPMFEATHPGVTVQVDALPFSDYISNELTVLKAGQSSYDIVTFTPTTARTLAPYVVPLNSSVINASDIIWPAESFGGVIYNATTNTSEIAGVAPWVSNVLIIYNTTYFNNATLQQEFYNEYHMQLNPWTWHNWTVVVDVSQFFVSHHITKAGVLVMDDTQGGDIGSSFESIYGYYYINNRTLNCGTVHGIPGFGIEFWGCMPSGWSYPFPPPAINTSAGVQALEIMQQLVSYEPSPTTLQVSFDNMPELLVEGFGPAGINYASRLAAILALNVSPQEVGLAPLPGNYSMAGGTYFAVSKYSLHKQLAMEFLQFIESPQVQEEMFLKLGLFPISKQAYSALLSNSSLPAYQKNWLLANEISAENGNAWEPLIPVTDNLGDALDTALLNYLENPTSTTPQQVLNSVAAQYISILKTYYLSTTTTTSSSASSS
- a CDS encoding ATPase translates to MGNRVAMFSGGKDGLRAASLAWPVDVFLFLVYDFPEPSPHIENVQATIAEASLIGKPIVAARLDKGREFQETAELLRRLSADKLIAGDVFVEDHLKYMESLASEAGASLLEPLWGQDTLEILMKDVGEGYSMKVLGARGRALRRAVGEVINRDNIEWFLSLAKSDGADPLGENGEYHTVVVNSPLHRAPLRTFNIRRISMDCCDIELVQAPFNQAAASAEAKVLGTP